A DNA window from Pontimonas salivibrio contains the following coding sequences:
- a CDS encoding DUF6326 family protein — MTTASPFSQRIDDRVIVSSLWMATMIAVAFVDLFSLYRADVRAQIDSGSIYVFDIGPGFLLGVIIYVLIPTLMIPLALVLPRRANRVTNIIVGSLFLITVIGGAVGEWSYYVLASAIEVVLLLAIVRIALRWKPEPVAHPHDTTSTA; from the coding sequence ATGACCACCGCATCCCCCTTCAGTCAGCGGATTGATGACCGAGTAATCGTCTCCTCGCTATGGATGGCGACCATGATTGCCGTCGCCTTTGTTGACCTCTTCTCGCTCTACCGAGCGGATGTGCGGGCACAGATTGACAGCGGGTCGATATATGTCTTCGACATCGGCCCTGGCTTTCTCCTCGGTGTCATCATCTACGTCCTGATTCCCACCCTGATGATTCCGTTGGCCCTCGTACTCCCCCGGCGGGCAAATCGCGTGACCAACATCATCGTGGGCAGCCTTTTTCTCATCACCGTCATCGGTGGCGCAGTGGGCGAATGGAGCTACTACGTCCTGGCCAGCGCGATCGAAGTTGTTCTACTGCTTGCGATTGTGCGGATCGCACTGCGCTGGAAGCCAGAACCCGTAGCGCACCCACACGACACGACCAGTACGGCTTAG
- a CDS encoding TetR/AcrR family transcriptional regulator, with protein MPGKERLSKERIIDAAARVADRGGINAVTMRQVGSELGVEAMSLYHHVSNKDALLNELSEWLFRKIQIPNVDARWRDALSERAHSASEVLRAHPWGLGMLESRPQPGQSQLRHYDSMMGRLSEAGFSATLATTAFATVDAFVFGFVLTESTLPFDPATGAEQEYADEVGLDESEFPHLARTLGDLFSSGHYSFGDEFSAGLTILLDGIERRLLGE; from the coding sequence ATGCCGGGAAAAGAGCGACTCTCGAAGGAGCGGATCATTGACGCCGCAGCCCGCGTCGCGGACCGCGGGGGAATAAACGCGGTCACCATGCGCCAGGTGGGCTCGGAACTAGGGGTAGAGGCGATGTCGCTCTATCACCACGTATCCAACAAGGACGCGCTATTGAATGAGCTTTCTGAATGGCTTTTTCGCAAAATCCAAATACCTAACGTGGATGCAAGATGGCGAGATGCGCTTTCGGAGCGCGCACACTCCGCGAGTGAGGTGCTTCGCGCGCACCCCTGGGGGCTCGGAATGCTGGAATCACGCCCTCAACCAGGACAATCGCAGCTTCGACACTACGACTCGATGATGGGTCGACTCTCAGAAGCAGGATTTTCCGCGACGCTCGCCACCACAGCTTTTGCCACAGTAGACGCCTTTGTGTTCGGATTCGTCCTCACTGAGAGCACCCTGCCTTTCGACCCAGCGACAGGAGCGGAGCAAGAGTACGCAGATGAGGTGGGTCTAGACGAGTCGGAATTTCCCCATCTGGCGCGCACGCTGGGAGATCTCTTTAGCTCGGGTCACTATTCATTCGGCGATGAGTTCTCGGCTGGGCTCACCATATTGCTCGACGGCATCGAACGGCGGCTGCTCGGGGAGTGA
- a CDS encoding PfkB family carbohydrate kinase, whose product MSGHIVSIGEALVDMIEVSDPEHATSGVAPAHTQPHYMAAWGGSPMNVAVGAARLGSRVEFAGSFAADALGGKLKAFLVDQGIGVDLSVDVKEINTTIAMTSFVNAEPQYAFYASPASYGFLPPATANRQQIASAALVHTGSLVVLEDVTYETLTECFRVATGIKTFDPNVRPRMVSNWDDYRRRLGLLINQSDFVKFSLEDIEAAYPNQSADSVAWAALDGPTQAVLVTRGGAPVTLYSHDQQTEIALPGTFPVVDTTGGGDATMAAIVHQLASNGLPGDHDTWQTVVRHALRVAGIVTSRRGGAIAMPSADEVRAAGGAI is encoded by the coding sequence GTGAGCGGACATATTGTCAGTATCGGCGAGGCACTGGTCGACATGATCGAAGTCTCCGACCCAGAGCACGCCACAAGCGGTGTGGCACCCGCCCACACCCAACCGCACTACATGGCGGCCTGGGGTGGCAGTCCAATGAATGTCGCGGTCGGTGCCGCACGGCTTGGTTCCCGTGTGGAATTTGCCGGTTCGTTTGCCGCCGATGCGCTGGGCGGAAAGCTCAAGGCCTTCCTTGTCGATCAGGGCATCGGTGTTGACCTTTCGGTAGATGTGAAAGAGATCAACACCACGATTGCGATGACGTCTTTCGTCAACGCCGAGCCGCAGTATGCGTTTTACGCCAGCCCCGCGTCATACGGTTTCTTACCTCCCGCGACGGCTAACCGCCAACAAATCGCTTCTGCTGCTCTTGTCCACACCGGTTCTTTGGTGGTCCTAGAGGATGTGACCTACGAAACGCTCACTGAATGCTTCCGAGTGGCAACGGGTATTAAAACCTTCGACCCCAACGTGAGGCCACGCATGGTGTCGAATTGGGATGACTACCGCAGGCGACTCGGGCTACTCATCAATCAGTCAGATTTTGTGAAATTCAGTCTCGAGGACATTGAGGCGGCCTATCCGAACCAGTCAGCCGACTCTGTAGCCTGGGCGGCGCTTGATGGTCCCACCCAGGCCGTGTTGGTCACTCGCGGTGGTGCGCCTGTCACCCTTTACAGTCACGACCAGCAGACGGAGATTGCGTTACCAGGAACATTTCCGGTCGTCGACACAACAGGCGGTGGCGATGCCACCATGGCGGCGATCGTCCATCAACTGGCGAGTAACGGTTTGCCGGGCGATCACGACACCTGGCAGACGGTGGTCAGACACGCATTACGTGTCGCAGGAATCGTCACGTCGCGCCGGGGCGGGGCCATTGCGATGCCTAGTGCTGACGAGGTACGTGCCGCGGGCGGGGCTATTTAG
- a CDS encoding NUDIX hydrolase, translated as MFAALRPTSRVLLLSPSHTVLMLFTRAPDSSNWARWVLPGGGVDPGESHEKAAIREVWEETGLVVRTLGPTVWVEDVPLPYDEAIYPGAHQEYFLAHIEGEFEPDPSGWSDTEQVDVTAWRWWNREQLLATREPFEPRQLPELLRQVAHNAHPKKGSAREAP; from the coding sequence GTGTTCGCCGCGCTTCGACCCACCAGTCGGGTGCTTTTGCTCTCTCCTTCCCACACCGTGTTGATGCTCTTTACCCGAGCACCAGATTCGAGTAATTGGGCCCGATGGGTGTTACCCGGAGGGGGAGTCGACCCTGGTGAGTCTCACGAGAAGGCCGCCATTCGGGAAGTGTGGGAAGAGACAGGCCTGGTCGTGCGGACATTGGGGCCCACAGTGTGGGTGGAAGATGTTCCGTTGCCCTACGACGAAGCCATCTATCCGGGGGCCCACCAGGAATATTTTCTCGCCCACATAGAAGGCGAGTTTGAACCAGACCCTTCAGGCTGGAGCGATACCGAACAGGTTGACGTGACCGCCTGGCGGTGGTGGAATCGGGAGCAGTTATTAGCCACCAGAGAGCCTTTTGAGCCTCGCCAATTGCCCGAACTGTTGCGCCAGGTGGCGCACAACGCACACCCTAAAAAAGGATCAGCCCGGGAGGCACCGTGA
- a CDS encoding SDR family oxidoreductase, which produces MSAPLETHELLGKRVLVTGSSRGIGAQVAEYVAAAGARVAINYRNKEARAQKIAREITDAGGEAIVVGGDLTDPVAVLGMMGALRSEFGGLDILVLNASGGMEADVAEDYAMKLNRDAQVGVLNAALPLLAPGGRVVFITSHQAHFIREVDTMPEYRPVALSKRAGEDALRAMKDELEAKGVGFVVVSGDMIEGTVTATLLNRIHPGALDERKEVAGKIYNVEEFAAEVTRAIVDEIPEDHTRLVGDTSSFSPSN; this is translated from the coding sequence ATGTCTGCTCCCTTGGAAACTCATGAACTTCTCGGCAAACGGGTGCTCGTCACCGGATCTTCCCGCGGTATAGGCGCTCAGGTGGCCGAGTACGTGGCGGCTGCTGGTGCCCGAGTAGCCATTAACTACCGCAACAAAGAAGCCCGAGCTCAGAAGATTGCTCGGGAGATTACTGACGCCGGGGGAGAAGCCATTGTTGTTGGCGGTGATCTCACCGACCCGGTTGCCGTATTAGGGATGATGGGTGCCCTGCGTTCAGAGTTTGGCGGGCTAGACATCCTTGTGTTGAACGCCTCTGGTGGCATGGAAGCCGATGTTGCTGAGGATTATGCGATGAAACTCAACCGCGACGCCCAAGTCGGGGTCCTCAACGCCGCGTTGCCCTTGCTCGCTCCTGGCGGACGGGTAGTGTTCATCACCAGCCACCAGGCACATTTCATTCGCGAGGTGGACACCATGCCGGAATACCGGCCTGTAGCGCTGTCAAAGCGTGCCGGCGAGGATGCCTTGCGGGCGATGAAAGACGAGCTTGAGGCCAAAGGTGTGGGTTTTGTCGTGGTCTCGGGGGACATGATTGAAGGAACGGTGACGGCAACGCTTCTGAACCGCATCCACCCCGGGGCGCTTGATGAACGAAAAGAAGTCGCCGGCAAGATCTACAACGTCGAGGAATTTGCGGCTGAAGTCACCAGGGCCATTGTCGATGAGATCCCTGAAGATCACACCCGGCTGGTGGGAGACACCAGCTCGTTTAGCCCCAGCAACTAA
- a CDS encoding glycerophosphodiester phosphodiesterase family protein — protein MVAHRGLALHFPENTLPAFSAAVEVGADILETDVHASADGVAMISHDPNLLRLAGRPERISQLRQRELSAIDLGGGVTMPSLAELLEEFPRARFSVDIKHPAALEPVVTTLKKMGATSRVMIASFSSKTRARALKALSPIVNCATSQQLFPAYLASQLGLPRIAHRALAGAQAVFIPPNWRGINLLTPRFVSQLTERKVTLGVWTINDPELMTRYWQLGVRAMVTDRADLAIQRRELMP, from the coding sequence GTGGTCGCACACCGTGGCTTGGCGCTTCATTTCCCGGAGAACACCCTTCCGGCATTTAGCGCGGCAGTGGAGGTCGGTGCCGATATTTTGGAAACAGACGTCCACGCATCCGCCGACGGTGTGGCCATGATTTCCCACGACCCGAATCTGCTTCGCTTGGCCGGCCGGCCTGAGCGGATTTCTCAGCTTCGTCAGCGTGAGCTGTCAGCGATTGATTTGGGTGGTGGAGTCACCATGCCTTCGCTGGCGGAGTTGTTGGAAGAGTTTCCTCGGGCGCGGTTCAGCGTCGATATCAAACACCCCGCTGCGTTAGAACCCGTGGTGACTACTCTGAAGAAAATGGGGGCCACCTCGAGGGTGATGATTGCCTCGTTCTCTTCGAAAACGAGGGCTCGCGCCCTCAAAGCCCTCTCCCCCATTGTGAACTGCGCAACCAGTCAGCAACTCTTTCCCGCCTACCTCGCCTCCCAGCTAGGGTTGCCGCGTATTGCCCACCGTGCTCTCGCGGGAGCACAGGCAGTGTTTATCCCCCCCAATTGGCGAGGGATAAACCTCCTCACCCCGCGCTTTGTGTCACAGCTCACTGAGCGAAAAGTGACCTTGGGTGTGTGGACCATCAACGATCCGGAACTGATGACCCGCTATTGGCAGCTGGGAGTGCGAGCGATGGTCACCGACCGGGCGGATTTAGCAATCCAGCGTCGCGAACTGATGCCCTGA
- the lnt gene encoding apolipoprotein N-acyltransferase: protein MSVVARTHAVTAWNGRGPLGLPLLVALTLAVVSGWVMDLGHPDTNLWPLTLVGAALMIFAARGLSVRSSLLVGAVGGFSYYGIHIWWLTVYLGPVPWFGLTIAQTAFFALGFALLTLAWRWIPQLWSGPVGTLGMLPTVLASIWLLRESVSGVWPSGGFNWARLAHSQSETPLTPLVAWVGPGVFSFILAWLSAFGVVLWLEHRVSRQSRAALALAVVTALVVWPAFPTTISGHMSVAAIQGNADAGLFAQYERGDNLRDHHLVTQRIYGEQVDVVVWPENASDIDPLRDEMAAAIANEVVREMDAPLVVGTITRDGDETFNSVLLWEEDGQGGSGASDQYDKIHPVPFAEYLPARELIYPLAPELFDLVPRDYSFGTRDTVFSIDSHTAGIAICYDIVDDAIFAQMMDEGADIIFAPTNNADFGRTDQSLQQLAIARLRAVELGRSVVNISTVGTSAIITPEGKDLDRLPTYTEGYMIERVPTATHTTPAARWGKQWEWWLIALGLSALAIAGSRRHSPVRASVRDAGLLNPPGR from the coding sequence GTGAGTGTTGTAGCCCGAACCCACGCAGTGACTGCATGGAATGGTCGCGGTCCACTGGGGCTACCACTGCTTGTCGCCCTCACACTGGCCGTAGTTTCTGGCTGGGTGATGGATTTGGGGCACCCCGATACAAACCTGTGGCCACTCACTCTTGTGGGTGCCGCTTTGATGATTTTCGCTGCCCGAGGCCTGAGCGTTCGTTCGTCGCTGTTGGTGGGCGCTGTGGGTGGGTTTTCCTACTACGGCATTCACATCTGGTGGCTCACCGTGTATCTCGGCCCTGTGCCGTGGTTTGGGCTCACGATTGCCCAAACCGCCTTTTTTGCGTTGGGGTTCGCACTCCTCACCCTGGCCTGGCGCTGGATACCCCAGCTGTGGTCGGGACCGGTGGGAACACTTGGCATGCTTCCGACCGTGTTGGCCAGTATCTGGTTGTTGCGCGAATCGGTTTCGGGGGTGTGGCCCTCGGGGGGTTTCAACTGGGCCCGGCTTGCCCACAGCCAATCGGAGACACCGCTGACGCCTCTCGTGGCGTGGGTGGGTCCTGGCGTGTTCAGCTTTATCCTCGCCTGGCTTTCCGCCTTCGGGGTTGTGCTGTGGCTGGAGCATCGAGTGAGCAGGCAATCTCGCGCAGCGCTGGCGTTGGCTGTGGTGACAGCTCTTGTTGTCTGGCCGGCTTTCCCCACAACGATTAGTGGCCACATGAGCGTTGCCGCCATTCAAGGCAACGCCGATGCCGGACTCTTTGCACAGTATGAACGCGGTGACAATCTGCGTGACCATCACCTCGTCACCCAACGGATTTACGGCGAACAAGTCGACGTTGTGGTGTGGCCGGAAAACGCATCCGATATTGATCCACTGCGTGACGAAATGGCGGCCGCCATCGCCAATGAAGTGGTGCGAGAAATGGATGCCCCGCTGGTGGTGGGGACCATCACTAGAGACGGTGACGAGACGTTTAACAGCGTGTTGCTATGGGAGGAAGATGGACAAGGGGGCTCCGGGGCCTCCGATCAATACGACAAAATTCACCCCGTTCCGTTCGCCGAATACCTTCCCGCCAGGGAGCTGATTTACCCGCTGGCGCCAGAACTTTTCGACCTCGTCCCCAGGGATTACAGCTTTGGCACCCGCGATACGGTGTTTTCGATCGACTCCCACACCGCCGGGATTGCGATCTGCTACGACATCGTCGACGACGCCATTTTCGCCCAGATGATGGATGAGGGTGCGGACATCATTTTTGCCCCCACCAATAACGCTGATTTTGGGCGCACCGACCAAAGTCTTCAACAGTTAGCTATCGCCCGGCTTCGAGCGGTTGAACTGGGTCGAAGCGTGGTGAATATTTCTACAGTCGGAACCAGTGCGATCATCACCCCGGAGGGAAAAGACCTGGATCGCCTCCCCACCTATACCGAGGGTTACATGATCGAGAGGGTTCCCACCGCCACCCACACAACACCTGCAGCCCGGTGGGGGAAGCAGTGGGAGTGGTGGCTCATCGCCTTGGGCTTGAGCGCCTTGGCGATTGCGGGCTCCAGGCGTCATAGCCCGGTCAGGGCATCAGTTCGCGACGCTGGATTGCTAAATCCGCCCGGTCGGTGA
- a CDS encoding DEAD/DEAH box helicase yields MAEPSSAKLSPAERYRAATKRTHSPGLSAYRETLAFDLDPFQVASCESVEAGRGVLVAAPTGAGKTAVAEFAIFLALQTTEAKVFYTTPMKALSNQKYTELVEVYGASQIGLLTGDTSINPHARVVIMTTEVLRNMLYAHSELLEHLAYVVMDEVHYLADRFRGAVWEEVIIHLPDTVQLISLSATVSNAEEFGEWLHTVRGDTDIVVSEERPVPLYQHMLVGERMVPLFRSDQLGVTPKVNPEIVQLVHTLQRNQGGRYAQPRGARRGRGGRRYDNTASPKVSSAKVIRLLESEDLLPAIFFVFSRVGCNKAVQAALDRGVDLTSPEEKAAILDLVEERCERLDEEDLGVLGYHAWVDGLLRGVAAHHAGLLPVFKEVVEEAFRRKLLRVVFATETLALGINMPARTVVLEKLEKFDGESKKPITAGEYTQLTGRAGRRRIDTQGHSVITWRPGMNPEQVAQLASKRSYPLRSSFRPTYNMAVNLIAQFGHEPTRTILESSFAQFQADRHVVEMAKNVRRNEESLAGYEEAITCDRGDFRDYAALRRNLSDREKALRRTSDDSERSEIDSLRVELKKHPCHHCPDRESHARWAERWWRLQRETDKIRRQIEQRTGAISVVFDRVVGVLEELDYLRPGDGDYTLSVHGERLRRIYGERDLLTAEALRRQLWSELDPASLAAMVSVLVHEGRADEMPPKPSELPPGPFRAALKDTEELWERLDIVERRHHLSGPYPLSAHRAWAMWEWASGADLAAVIGDDDVAVGDFVRLCKQVVDVLDHIEQVDDGPVGKRAREAKAQVFRGIVALSSLV; encoded by the coding sequence TTGGCTGAGCCATCGTCGGCGAAGCTTTCTCCCGCCGAGCGTTACCGCGCAGCCACCAAGCGCACCCATTCCCCGGGACTTTCGGCTTACCGTGAGACCCTCGCGTTCGACTTGGACCCGTTCCAGGTCGCATCCTGCGAATCGGTCGAAGCCGGCCGCGGTGTCCTCGTTGCCGCACCGACAGGGGCGGGGAAGACTGCTGTCGCAGAGTTTGCCATTTTTTTGGCCCTGCAGACCACCGAAGCCAAAGTGTTTTACACGACCCCGATGAAGGCGCTGTCCAACCAGAAATACACCGAACTGGTCGAAGTGTACGGGGCGTCACAGATTGGTCTACTCACCGGCGACACCAGCATTAACCCACACGCCCGTGTGGTCATTATGACCACCGAGGTACTGCGCAACATGCTCTACGCCCACAGTGAGCTTTTAGAGCATTTGGCGTACGTGGTGATGGACGAAGTGCACTACCTCGCTGATCGCTTCCGTGGGGCTGTCTGGGAAGAGGTGATCATTCACCTGCCCGATACCGTCCAACTCATTTCCTTGAGCGCAACGGTGTCAAACGCCGAAGAATTTGGTGAATGGTTGCACACCGTGCGAGGCGACACCGACATTGTCGTCAGTGAGGAACGGCCCGTTCCGCTCTACCAGCACATGCTGGTGGGGGAGCGGATGGTGCCCCTTTTTCGCAGCGACCAACTGGGGGTCACCCCCAAAGTAAACCCCGAAATCGTTCAACTGGTGCACACGCTCCAACGAAACCAGGGCGGACGCTACGCCCAGCCGCGCGGAGCACGCCGTGGCCGTGGCGGGCGGCGATACGACAACACCGCCTCGCCAAAAGTCTCCAGTGCAAAAGTCATTCGACTGTTGGAAAGCGAAGACCTGCTTCCCGCCATTTTCTTCGTGTTTTCGAGAGTGGGGTGCAACAAGGCCGTCCAAGCAGCACTTGACCGCGGCGTCGACCTGACCAGCCCGGAAGAAAAGGCGGCCATTCTCGACCTCGTCGAGGAACGATGCGAACGTCTTGACGAAGAAGACCTCGGTGTATTGGGCTACCACGCCTGGGTGGATGGGCTACTGCGCGGGGTGGCAGCCCATCACGCAGGGCTCTTGCCAGTATTCAAAGAAGTGGTCGAAGAAGCGTTTCGGCGGAAATTACTGCGCGTAGTCTTCGCCACGGAAACCCTGGCATTAGGCATCAACATGCCTGCGCGCACTGTCGTGTTGGAGAAGCTTGAAAAGTTTGATGGTGAATCGAAAAAGCCGATTACCGCGGGGGAGTACACTCAGTTAACGGGGCGGGCCGGTAGAAGGCGGATCGACACACAAGGCCATTCGGTCATCACCTGGCGGCCGGGGATGAACCCTGAACAGGTCGCCCAGTTGGCTTCTAAGCGCTCCTACCCACTGCGCTCCAGTTTCCGCCCGACATACAACATGGCCGTGAACTTGATTGCCCAATTCGGGCACGAACCGACCCGCACCATTTTGGAAAGTTCTTTCGCCCAATTCCAAGCCGACCGCCACGTGGTGGAAATGGCCAAGAACGTTCGGCGCAACGAGGAATCGTTAGCCGGTTATGAAGAAGCAATCACCTGTGATCGGGGCGATTTTCGCGACTACGCGGCGCTTCGACGAAACCTCTCAGACCGGGAAAAAGCGCTCCGGCGCACCTCCGACGACTCCGAACGCAGCGAAATAGATTCGCTGCGTGTTGAGCTCAAAAAACACCCCTGTCACCATTGCCCAGACCGAGAATCGCATGCCCGGTGGGCGGAGCGTTGGTGGCGGCTTCAACGAGAAACCGACAAAATTCGGCGACAAATTGAGCAGCGCACTGGAGCCATCAGCGTCGTATTCGACCGGGTAGTCGGCGTGTTGGAAGAGCTGGACTACCTGCGCCCTGGCGACGGTGACTACACGCTCAGTGTCCACGGTGAGCGCCTGAGAAGAATCTATGGTGAACGCGACCTACTCACGGCTGAGGCGCTGCGCCGCCAGCTGTGGTCGGAGTTGGACCCTGCCAGTTTGGCTGCGATGGTCTCCGTCCTGGTGCACGAAGGCCGCGCAGACGAAATGCCCCCCAAACCCTCAGAGTTACCCCCGGGGCCTTTTCGGGCGGCCCTGAAGGACACTGAAGAGTTGTGGGAGCGCTTAGACATTGTGGAGCGCAGGCACCACCTAAGCGGGCCTTATCCGCTTTCAGCCCACCGAGCCTGGGCCATGTGGGAGTGGGCATCGGGAGCGGACCTCGCGGCAGTAATCGGTGACGACGATGTCGCAGTCGGCGACTTTGTTCGACTGTGTAAACAAGTGGTCGATGTGCTGGACCACATCGAACAGGTCGATGACGGTCCTGTAGGTAAGCGGGCGCGAGAAGCCAAAGCGCAAGTGTTCCGGGGGATCGTGGCCCTCAGCAGCCTTGTCTAG
- the tatC gene encoding twin-arginine translocase subunit TatC — protein MARSDGARMSLAEHLVELRKRLLVSAVAIILAGVAGWFLADLVWAALSEPVLEIAEERDRNAEINYTSVSEAFDTKIAIALTLGIVLSAPVWLYQIWAYFVPALVAKEKKVVLGFLAAAVPLFFAGVFTGWMVLPNIVILLTGFAPEQSATLLTARVYLDFALKLVVAIGVGFVLPVFLVVLNVLGVLSAQAIIKGWRIAIVLIALFTAIATPAADVMSMILLAIPMIVLYYLAAGITWLHDRRAAKKTARLESDALAETGSDVG, from the coding sequence GTGGCCAGATCCGATGGGGCCAGGATGTCCCTCGCGGAACACCTGGTTGAGCTTCGCAAACGCCTCCTGGTCAGCGCGGTGGCGATCATTCTCGCCGGAGTGGCGGGGTGGTTTTTAGCCGACCTTGTCTGGGCAGCCTTGTCGGAGCCGGTATTGGAAATTGCCGAAGAGCGCGACCGCAACGCCGAAATTAACTACACGAGCGTCAGCGAAGCGTTTGACACCAAAATCGCCATCGCTCTGACCCTTGGCATAGTGCTGTCGGCCCCGGTCTGGCTCTACCAAATTTGGGCCTATTTCGTGCCAGCCCTGGTGGCCAAAGAAAAAAAGGTGGTTTTGGGTTTTCTTGCCGCCGCCGTCCCACTGTTCTTTGCCGGAGTGTTTACCGGGTGGATGGTGCTGCCCAACATCGTGATTTTGTTGACCGGATTCGCACCCGAACAGTCCGCAACGCTTCTCACTGCACGGGTGTATTTGGACTTCGCGTTGAAGCTTGTGGTGGCAATCGGCGTCGGTTTTGTTCTCCCTGTATTTCTGGTGGTCTTAAACGTTCTCGGGGTCTTGAGTGCCCAGGCGATCATCAAGGGCTGGCGGATTGCCATCGTGCTGATTGCCCTGTTCACCGCGATCGCCACCCCCGCGGCGGACGTCATGTCAATGATTTTGCTCGCCATCCCGATGATTGTGTTGTACTACTTGGCAGCGGGAATCACGTGGCTCCACGACCGCCGGGCAGCGAAAAAAACGGCCCGCTTGGAGAGCGACGCACTGGCTGAGACAGGCAGCGACGTTGGCTGA
- the tatA gene encoding twin-arginine translocase TatA/TatE family subunit, which translates to MGGNLGGWTGLIVLVLIILLFGAPKLPALARSLGQSMKIFKSEVKAEPAQDDKAAASDEQELPKN; encoded by the coding sequence ATGGGTGGCAATTTGGGGGGCTGGACTGGCCTCATTGTGTTGGTCCTCATTATTTTACTTTTCGGCGCACCTAAGCTTCCCGCCCTCGCACGCAGCCTCGGGCAGTCAATGAAAATTTTCAAATCTGAGGTCAAGGCCGAACCTGCCCAGGATGACAAGGCTGCAGCTTCCGACGAGCAGGAACTTCCGAAGAACTAA
- a CDS encoding helix-turn-helix transcriptional regulator, with protein sequence MANSTSHPTGENLVLFLALVPFVMDRGEVSIAEAAAQFGRSEKDIKKAVELIACAGIPGDSSAYLHADLFDIDWDALEHDSVIRFENTIVIDQQPRFSPRELAALIAGLQYLAAHPRYGERSDVQSLLAKLRTLTGSDAGDTLVVKSAPIDSTRDLLDQAIGAGTQVSFDYLTSSGEATKRSVDPITLEARDNTWYLRAWCHSREALRVFRLDRMGQVEALSAPIGEHPDVSQPESWQIFDPSSADLQVVIECDPHALALIAEYLDRHNPPEKEGDVFVATIPFAHENALVRFVCSHPGVVRVRGPESAKAAVRDFATRALHASETSGDA encoded by the coding sequence ATGGCCAATAGCACCTCACACCCGACCGGGGAAAACCTTGTCCTATTTCTCGCACTGGTCCCTTTCGTGATGGACCGTGGGGAAGTGAGCATTGCCGAGGCCGCCGCACAGTTTGGCCGAAGTGAAAAGGACATCAAAAAAGCGGTCGAGTTAATAGCGTGTGCGGGAATTCCAGGAGACTCCTCCGCCTACCTGCACGCTGATTTGTTCGATATCGACTGGGATGCGCTAGAACACGACTCCGTCATTCGTTTCGAAAACACCATCGTGATTGACCAGCAACCACGGTTTTCTCCCCGCGAACTGGCCGCACTTATCGCCGGGTTGCAATATTTGGCCGCCCATCCGCGTTACGGCGAGCGCAGCGACGTCCAATCCTTATTGGCCAAACTGCGCACGCTGACAGGAAGTGACGCGGGGGACACACTGGTGGTGAAATCAGCCCCCATTGATTCCACGAGGGATCTGCTCGACCAGGCAATTGGTGCCGGCACCCAGGTGAGCTTTGACTATTTGACTTCCTCGGGGGAGGCGACGAAACGCAGTGTCGACCCCATCACCCTCGAAGCGCGGGATAACACCTGGTACCTGCGGGCCTGGTGTCACAGCCGTGAAGCGCTTCGGGTGTTTCGCTTGGACCGAATGGGTCAGGTGGAGGCCCTGTCCGCACCGATTGGGGAGCACCCGGATGTAAGCCAACCGGAATCGTGGCAGATTTTTGATCCGTCTTCGGCTGACCTCCAGGTGGTTATTGAATGTGATCCCCACGCCCTCGCACTGATTGCCGAATATCTTGACCGTCACAACCCGCCCGAAAAAGAGGGCGACGTGTTCGTGGCCACGATTCCTTTTGCCCACGAAAACGCTCTCGTGCGATTTGTCTGCTCCCACCCTGGGGTGGTGCGGGTGCGTGGCCCGGAATCGGCAAAGGCGGCTGTACGGGACTTTGCCACACGCGCTTTGCACGCCTCCGAAACCTCCGGAGATGCTTAA